From Pungitius pungitius chromosome 9, fPunPun2.1, whole genome shotgun sequence, one genomic window encodes:
- the atp5pd gene encoding ATP synthase subunit d, mitochondrial, which produces MAGRRVALKSIDWLAFAERVPLNQRSMFNALKTRSDAISAKLTSLPEAPVAIDWSFYRSKVAKVGMVDEFEKKFKALQVPEPVDTQTSAINAQEAEANKSASAYIAASKNRIAEFEEKMNKLNSMVPFDQMTIDDLNDVFPETKLDKVKHPYWPHKPIAEL; this is translated from the exons ATGGCAGGCCGACGTGTAGCCCTGAAATCCATCGACTGGCTGGCGTTTGCTGAGCGTGTCCCACTAAACCAGAGGAGCATGTTCAACGCGCTGAAGACCCGCAGTGATGCCATCTCTGCAAA ACTAACCTCACTGCCAGAGGCTCCAGTAGCCATCGACTGGAGCTTCTACAGGAGCAAAGTGGCCAAAGTCGGAATGGTTGACGAGTTTGAGAAGAAG TTCAAAGCCCTGCAGGTCCCTGAGCCTGTTGACACGCAGACAAGCGCCATCAACGCACAGGAGGCTGAAGCT AACAAAAGTGCATCAGCCTACATTGCAGCTTCTAAGAATCGCATTGCTGAGTTTGAAGAAAAG ATGAATAAACTGAACAGCATGGTCCCCTTCGACCAGATGACCATCGATGATCTCAATGACGTCTTCCCTGAGACGAAGTTGGACAAGGTCAAACACCCCTACTGGCCCCACAAGCCCATTGCGGAATTGTAA